The following coding sequences lie in one Falsibacillus albus genomic window:
- the veg gene encoding biofilm formation stimulator Veg — protein sequence MPKTLADIKKALDSNLGKRLMLKANGGRRKTIERSGVLAETYPSVFIVELDQDENSFERVSYSYADVLTETVQLTFYEDTTRNLVLGQQ from the coding sequence ATGCCAAAAACATTAGCGGACATAAAGAAAGCTCTTGATTCAAATTTAGGAAAACGACTTATGCTAAAGGCTAACGGTGGAAGACGAAAAACGATTGAACGTTCCGGCGTATTAGCAGAAACATATCCTTCCGTTTTTATCGTCGAGTTAGATCAGGATGAAAATTCGTTTGAACGTGTATCATACAGCTATGCGGATGTACTCACTGAGACAGTTCAATTAACTTTCTATGAAGATACAACTAGAAATTTAGTTCTTGGGCAGCAGTAG
- a CDS encoding 50S ribosomal protein L25/general stress protein Ctc, with protein MTSVLNAQKRERFKKSDLRKLRSEGNFPAVVYGHKVENTPIYVESAEFIKTIREVGRNGVISLNFSGNKQNVILSEYQEDTIKNEIVHADFLAVDMSSEIDADVRVELVGEAPGVKDGGVMQQPLHEVSVTAKPNEIPESIQVDVAGLEVGDTLSIGDIKGNYSVTINHEDDETIASILAPRQEEEISTGEEQEAGVPENEEGRETEASEESEEE; from the coding sequence ATGACTTCAGTATTAAATGCTCAAAAAAGAGAGAGATTTAAAAAATCTGATTTACGAAAACTCCGTTCGGAAGGAAACTTCCCAGCAGTGGTTTATGGACATAAAGTTGAAAACACACCTATATATGTTGAAAGTGCAGAATTTATCAAAACCATTCGTGAAGTAGGCCGAAATGGCGTAATCTCATTAAACTTCTCAGGAAACAAGCAAAATGTCATTCTGAGTGAATATCAAGAAGATACAATTAAAAATGAAATCGTGCATGCGGACTTCCTGGCTGTCGACATGTCATCTGAAATTGATGCAGATGTCCGTGTTGAGCTAGTTGGCGAAGCTCCTGGTGTCAAGGATGGAGGAGTCATGCAGCAGCCACTGCATGAAGTATCCGTAACAGCGAAGCCGAACGAAATCCCTGAATCGATCCAGGTAGACGTTGCTGGCTTGGAGGTTGGCGATACGCTTTCCATCGGTGATATTAAAGGCAACTATTCAGTAACCATCAATCATGAAGATGATGAAACGATCGCCTCTATCCTGGCTCCTCGACAAGAGGAAGAAATCAGCACCGGTGAAGAACAAGAAGCGGGGGTTCCTGAAAACGAAGAAGGCCGCGAAACGGAAGCAAGCGAGGAAAGCGAAGAAGAATAA
- the glmU gene encoding bifunctional UDP-N-acetylglucosamine diphosphorylase/glucosamine-1-phosphate N-acetyltransferase GlmU — protein MKRFSVILAAGQGTRMKSKLYKVLHPVCGKPMVEHVVDQISELDINKTVTIVGHGAELVQSQLEGKSEFALQEEQLGTAHAVMQAKNVLGSQEGVTLVVCGDTPLIKASTMEALIQLHQGQGAKATILTAHANDPTGYGRIIRNEEGHVEKIVEHKDASDEERKVKEINTGTYCFDNQALFQALENVSNDNSQGEYYLPDVIEILKEQGEIVSAYQTEDFEETLGVNDRVALSEAERIMKKRINEKHMRNGVTFIDSANTYIGADVEIGRDTVIYPGTVLSGNTIIGEDCQIGPNTEIQNCEIGSNTVIKQSVAHDSSIGQDVKIGPFAHIRPQSDIHDEVKIGNFVEIKKSVFGKGSKASHLSYIGDAEVGSDVNLGCGSITVNYDGKNKFLTKIEDGVFVGCNSNLVAPVTIGKGAYVAAGSTITEDVPGEALSVARARQVNKENYVQKLNLKK, from the coding sequence ATGAAAAGATTCTCCGTAATATTAGCGGCAGGTCAAGGAACAAGAATGAAGTCAAAATTATATAAAGTTCTACATCCAGTTTGCGGAAAGCCAATGGTTGAGCATGTTGTCGACCAAATTTCAGAGCTTGATATCAATAAGACGGTCACAATCGTTGGCCATGGAGCCGAACTCGTTCAGTCCCAGCTTGAAGGCAAAAGTGAATTTGCTCTGCAGGAAGAACAGCTTGGAACTGCTCACGCAGTCATGCAGGCAAAGAATGTTTTAGGCAGTCAAGAAGGTGTAACGCTGGTTGTCTGCGGCGACACTCCACTTATCAAAGCAAGTACGATGGAAGCATTGATTCAGCTTCATCAAGGTCAAGGCGCAAAAGCTACAATCTTAACGGCCCACGCCAATGATCCTACTGGCTATGGCCGCATCATTCGCAATGAAGAAGGTCATGTTGAAAAAATCGTTGAACATAAAGATGCCAGTGATGAAGAAAGAAAAGTAAAAGAAATCAATACCGGAACTTATTGTTTTGACAATCAAGCATTGTTTCAAGCGCTTGAAAACGTATCGAACGATAATTCACAAGGAGAATACTACCTTCCGGATGTCATCGAAATCCTTAAAGAGCAGGGAGAAATCGTTTCAGCGTATCAAACGGAAGATTTTGAAGAAACCCTTGGCGTCAATGATCGTGTTGCATTATCTGAGGCAGAGCGCATCATGAAAAAGCGCATCAATGAAAAACATATGCGAAATGGCGTAACTTTTATCGATTCTGCTAACACGTATATCGGGGCTGACGTTGAAATCGGAAGGGATACGGTGATTTATCCTGGTACCGTATTAAGTGGAAATACCATTATCGGTGAAGATTGTCAGATTGGTCCAAATACAGAAATTCAAAATTGCGAAATAGGCAGCAATACGGTGATTAAACAATCTGTTGCACACGATAGCTCTATCGGGCAAGATGTGAAAATTGGACCGTTTGCGCATATTCGTCCTCAATCAGATATTCATGATGAAGTAAAGATCGGAAATTTTGTTGAAATAAAAAAATCGGTTTTTGGCAAGGGTAGTAAAGCATCTCATTTAAGCTATATCGGGGATGCAGAAGTTGGCAGTGATGTGAATTTAGGCTGCGGCTCCATTACCGTTAATTATGATGGGAAGAATAAATTCTTGACCAAGATCGAAGATGGTGTATTTGTCGGATGCAACTCAAATCTGGTTGCCCCTGTCACAATCGGTAAAGGCGCGTATGTAGCAGCAGGTTCAACAATCACGGAGGATGTTCCTGGCGAAGCTTTATCTGTTGCAAGGGCGCGTCAAGTGAATAAGGAAAACTACGTTCAAAAACTAAATTTGAAGAAATAA
- a CDS encoding anti-sigma-F factor Fin family protein — protein sequence MAIHYICRHCGTRIGSLNKLSVHTEQLGLHKLSDIERQEMVSYEDSGDIQITSICEDCQEALERNPGLHEYDYLIQ from the coding sequence ATGGCCATTCATTATATTTGCCGTCATTGCGGCACCCGCATCGGAAGTTTAAATAAACTTTCTGTTCATACAGAGCAGCTCGGACTGCATAAACTATCTGATATAGAGAGACAGGAAATGGTTTCTTACGAAGACAGCGGGGACATCCAAATAACATCGATTTGCGAAGATTGTCAGGAAGCGCTTGAGCGTAATCCTGGTTTACATGAATATGATTATTTAATCCAGTAA
- the purR gene encoding pur operon repressor → MKFRRSERLIDMTHYLVEHPQELVSLTFFAERYGSAKSSISEDLAIVKDTFEQRGIGTLQTVPGAAGGVKFISKIDQDSAKAFIAELCQLMEHSDRLLPGGYLYMTDMLGTPRIVNQVGKLLAAAFSEKKIDLIMTVATKGIPIAHAAANYLNVPVVIVRRDSKVTEGSTVSINYVSGSSKRIQTMVLSKRSIREGANVLIIDDFMKAGGTINGMINLLDEFNANLAGIGVLVESENADERLVDEYVSLVKLKDVDVKEKSIKVVEGNYFSTSIPFL, encoded by the coding sequence ATGAAATTCCGTCGCAGTGAACGGTTGATTGATATGACGCACTATCTAGTCGAACATCCTCAGGAACTTGTTTCTTTAACTTTTTTTGCTGAAAGATACGGTTCTGCAAAATCTTCGATTAGTGAGGACTTGGCTATCGTAAAAGACACGTTTGAACAAAGAGGAATCGGAACGCTCCAAACAGTTCCGGGAGCAGCGGGTGGAGTGAAATTCATTTCAAAAATCGACCAAGATTCCGCCAAAGCGTTTATAGCAGAATTATGTCAGCTCATGGAACATTCGGATCGACTGTTGCCGGGCGGCTATCTATACATGACAGACATGCTGGGGACTCCCCGAATTGTCAATCAAGTAGGTAAACTGCTCGCGGCTGCTTTTTCAGAAAAAAAAATCGACCTTATCATGACAGTCGCGACTAAGGGGATTCCCATTGCGCATGCGGCTGCAAATTATTTAAATGTTCCAGTCGTCATTGTCCGGAGAGACAGCAAAGTTACAGAAGGATCGACCGTAAGCATCAATTATGTCTCCGGTTCGTCCAAGCGGATCCAGACGATGGTATTATCTAAGCGCAGCATTCGCGAGGGAGCCAATGTATTGATCATTGATGATTTCATGAAAGCAGGGGGAACGATAAACGGTATGATCAACCTCCTGGATGAATTTAACGCCAATTTGGCAGGAATCGGTGTTCTGGTCGAATCCGAGAATGCGGATGAGCGCCTGGTCGATGAATACGTATCATTGGTAAAGCTTAAAGATGTCGATGTAAAAGAGAAGAGTATTAAAGTGGTGGAAGGAAATTATTTTTCCACTTCAATTCCATTTTTATAA
- the ispE gene encoding 4-(cytidine 5'-diphospho)-2-C-methyl-D-erythritol kinase, producing MKLLVKAPAKINLSLDVLHKRPDGFHEVEMVMTTIDLADRIELAEVKGNQISIESQNRFVPDDQRNLAYQAAKLLKERYQVPTGVSITIDKTIPVAAGLAGGSSDAAATLRGLNKLWNLGLSMEQLAELGSEIGSDVSFCVYGGTALAKGRGERITHLSAPPSCWVILAKPSIGVSTADVYRNLNVEKVQHPDTKKMMAAIEEGSYSGVCRHLGNALESVTLNMYPEVAHIKDQMIRFGADSVLMSGSGPTVFGLVHHDSRLQRIYNGLRGFCDQVFAVRMLGERLPLD from the coding sequence TTGAAGCTTCTTGTGAAAGCTCCAGCAAAAATCAATTTGTCATTGGATGTTTTACATAAAAGACCGGATGGATTTCATGAGGTTGAAATGGTGATGACAACAATTGACTTAGCAGACCGGATTGAATTAGCTGAAGTGAAAGGCAACCAAATAAGCATTGAATCTCAGAATCGATTCGTACCCGATGACCAGCGTAACCTTGCCTATCAAGCAGCAAAGCTGTTGAAGGAAAGGTATCAAGTTCCGACAGGGGTTTCCATTACGATCGACAAAACCATCCCGGTGGCGGCAGGCCTTGCTGGAGGGAGCAGTGATGCTGCAGCAACACTCCGTGGATTGAACAAACTTTGGAACTTGGGACTATCAATGGAGCAATTGGCTGAGCTGGGATCAGAAATAGGTTCTGATGTCTCGTTTTGCGTATACGGGGGCACAGCGCTTGCAAAGGGGCGCGGGGAAAGGATCACCCATCTTTCGGCGCCTCCAAGCTGTTGGGTCATCTTGGCCAAGCCGTCCATCGGTGTATCGACAGCTGATGTATACCGAAACCTGAACGTGGAAAAAGTTCAGCATCCGGATACGAAAAAAATGATGGCTGCCATCGAAGAAGGCAGCTACTCAGGGGTATGCCGCCATTTGGGTAATGCCCTCGAAAGTGTAACATTGAATATGTACCCTGAAGTGGCGCATATAAAGGATCAAATGATACGGTTCGGTGCCGACTCTGTTTTAATGAGCGGAAGCGGGCCGACAGTGTTTGGACTTGTTCACCACGATTCAAGGCTGCAAAGGATTTATAATGGTTTAAGGGGCTTTTGCGATCAGGTTTTTGCGGTGCGAATGCTCGGAGAACGACTTCCTCTTGATTAA
- the spoVG gene encoding septation regulator SpoVG has translation MEVTDVRLRRVNTDGRMRAIASITLDNEFVVHDIRVIDGNNGLFVAMPSKRTPDGEFRDIAHPINSGTRGKIQEAVLTEYHRLGELEEMELEEAGAS, from the coding sequence ATGGAAGTTACAGACGTAAGATTACGCCGTGTTAATACTGACGGAAGAATGAGAGCGATTGCATCAATTACGTTGGATAATGAATTTGTTGTCCATGATATTCGTGTGATTGATGGGAACAATGGCCTATTTGTAGCGATGCCAAGCAAACGTACGCCGGATGGCGAGTTTCGCGACATTGCCCACCCGATCAATTCTGGTACACGCGGCAAGATTCAAGAAGCTGTTTTAACAGAGTATCACCGTTTAGGAGAACTTGAAGAAATGGAATTAGAAGAAGCAGGTGCGTCCTAA
- the mfd gene encoding transcription-repair coupling factor has product MKGLQTLFFQHEEIQSIATGVEEGLREQLVAGLSGSSRAMLMAGIFQETDRSIIVATHNLLQAQKLYDDLMNLVSEDHLFLYPANELIAAEISIASPELKAQRIETLNAMSAGKKGIFIVPMAGMRKMLPPPTVWKKHQIHFELGSDIDLNEVLQQLITMGYVRNDMVSAPGDFSIRGGILDIYPLTETDPIRIELFDTEIDSIRTFSVEDQRSKEKMKGIHIGPATETPLESEHLVSILEKLEKGLTNSLKKVKNQKSKELLSQNIGYDLEKLRNGQKPEQIFKYLSIAYDHAGSLLEYAPANSLLILDEYSRIQEMNDSLEKEEADWYTSLLEEGQIVHDLEVSQNLSKVIARTPMSRLYMSLFLKHIPNTSPENIFNFTCKQMQNFHGQLNVLKSEVERWKKGKYTVVVLGPTAQRKKKLHQVLADYDIEAAVVDDDHKILDKKVQIVEGNLHAGFELPMMKLAVLTEEELFNKKTSKKSPRRQKLSNAERIKSYSELKVGDYVVHVNHGIGKYLGIETLDINGVHKDYLNIKYQGSDKLYVPVEQIELVQKFVGSEGKEPKLYKLGGSEWKRVKNKVKSSVQDIADDLIKLYAEREASKGYTFSPDGDMQREFETSFAYQETEDQLRSIQEIKRDMERERPMDRLLCGDVGYGKTEVAIRAAFKAVMDGKQVAILVPTTILAQQHYETIKDRFQDFPINIGLLSRFRSKKQQTETTKGLKNGTVDVVVGTHRLLSKDVQYHDLGLLIIDEEQRFGVTHKEKIKKLKTNIDVLTLTATPIPRTLHMSMLGVRDLSVIETPPENRFPVQTYVMEYNGGLAREAIERELARNGQVYFLYNRVEDIERKADEISALVPDARVTYAHGQMTENELESVILAFLDGEYDVLVTTTIIETGVDIPNVNTLLVYDADRMGLSQLYQLRGRVGRSNRVAYAYFTYRKDKVLSEVAEKRLQAIKEFTELGSGFKIAMRDLTIRGAGNLLGAAQHGFIDSVGFDLYSQMLKEAIEERKGDIDKKSVAPSFEIELDIDAYLPDSYIPDGNQKIEMYKRFRALSTFEEIEELKEEMVDRFGDYPKQVEYLFSIAEIKVYAARIKLESIKQSKQTINMIMSEQGTAEIDGSKVFEICNQFGRMVGLGMDGNKLKVSLQVKGIGVEKWFKTVFELTKNLEQAKRTATSVN; this is encoded by the coding sequence GTGAAGGGTTTGCAAACCTTATTTTTTCAACATGAAGAAATTCAATCGATTGCCACCGGTGTGGAGGAAGGTCTAAGGGAACAGCTGGTAGCCGGTCTCTCCGGTTCATCACGTGCGATGTTGATGGCAGGGATATTCCAAGAAACCGATCGTTCTATCATCGTAGCTACGCATAATCTTTTGCAGGCGCAGAAGCTTTATGATGATCTGATGAATCTTGTTTCCGAGGATCACCTATTTTTATACCCTGCCAATGAGCTTATCGCAGCAGAAATCAGTATTGCCAGCCCGGAATTAAAAGCGCAGAGGATTGAGACGTTAAATGCCATGAGTGCGGGGAAGAAAGGCATATTCATTGTGCCAATGGCAGGAATGCGCAAAATGCTTCCACCACCAACGGTTTGGAAGAAACATCAAATTCATTTTGAACTAGGTTCGGATATCGATCTGAATGAAGTGCTGCAGCAGTTGATTACAATGGGGTATGTCCGAAATGATATGGTCAGTGCACCTGGAGATTTCAGCATCCGCGGAGGTATTTTGGACATCTATCCATTAACGGAAACTGATCCTATCCGAATTGAGCTTTTCGATACGGAAATCGATTCGATACGCACCTTTTCTGTGGAGGATCAGCGATCTAAGGAAAAAATGAAAGGGATTCATATCGGTCCTGCAACGGAAACGCCTCTGGAATCAGAGCATTTGGTTTCGATTTTGGAAAAGCTTGAGAAAGGGCTCACAAATAGCCTAAAAAAGGTTAAAAACCAGAAGTCGAAGGAATTGCTTTCACAAAACATCGGCTATGATTTAGAAAAGCTGCGCAATGGACAAAAGCCGGAGCAGATTTTTAAATACCTATCTATCGCGTATGATCATGCTGGTAGTTTGCTAGAATATGCCCCGGCAAATAGTTTATTGATATTGGATGAGTACAGCAGGATCCAGGAAATGAATGATTCCTTGGAAAAAGAGGAGGCTGACTGGTACACCTCCTTGCTTGAAGAAGGCCAGATCGTACATGACCTCGAAGTCTCGCAGAATTTGTCCAAGGTCATAGCTAGAACGCCGATGTCCAGACTATATATGTCTCTATTTTTGAAGCATATTCCCAATACCAGCCCTGAAAATATTTTTAATTTCACCTGCAAGCAAATGCAGAATTTCCATGGACAGCTGAATGTCCTTAAATCTGAGGTAGAGCGCTGGAAAAAGGGAAAATATACTGTAGTGGTCCTTGGACCGACTGCTCAACGCAAGAAGAAGCTGCATCAAGTGTTGGCTGATTATGATATTGAAGCAGCCGTTGTCGATGATGATCATAAAATTTTGGATAAAAAAGTTCAGATCGTTGAAGGGAATCTGCATGCCGGCTTTGAATTGCCGATGATGAAGCTTGCCGTCTTGACGGAAGAAGAGCTTTTTAATAAAAAGACTTCCAAAAAATCGCCTCGCAGGCAGAAGCTGTCCAACGCCGAAAGAATCAAAAGTTATTCGGAGCTCAAAGTGGGGGACTACGTCGTCCATGTCAATCATGGAATCGGAAAATATTTAGGGATTGAAACGCTTGATATCAATGGTGTGCACAAAGATTACCTGAACATCAAATATCAAGGAAGCGATAAGCTTTATGTACCGGTTGAACAAATTGAACTTGTGCAGAAATTCGTAGGGTCCGAAGGAAAAGAACCAAAGCTCTACAAGTTAGGCGGATCTGAGTGGAAGCGGGTCAAAAATAAAGTCAAATCATCTGTACAGGATATTGCAGACGATTTGATTAAGCTGTATGCAGAAAGGGAGGCTTCCAAAGGCTACACGTTCTCTCCGGACGGGGATATGCAGCGTGAATTTGAAACTTCTTTTGCATATCAAGAAACCGAAGATCAATTGCGCTCCATTCAAGAAATTAAGCGCGATATGGAACGAGAGCGTCCGATGGATCGTCTATTATGCGGCGACGTGGGGTACGGCAAGACTGAAGTAGCCATCCGGGCAGCCTTCAAAGCTGTGATGGACGGGAAACAAGTGGCGATATTGGTGCCGACGACGATCCTGGCACAACAGCATTACGAAACCATCAAAGACCGATTTCAAGATTTTCCGATCAATATTGGCCTGTTAAGCAGGTTCCGGTCCAAAAAGCAGCAAACGGAAACGACAAAAGGCCTGAAGAATGGAACTGTCGATGTAGTGGTCGGCACACATCGTTTATTATCCAAGGATGTGCAATATCATGACCTCGGATTATTGATCATTGATGAAGAACAGCGTTTTGGCGTCACTCATAAAGAGAAGATCAAAAAGCTGAAAACGAACATCGATGTACTGACGCTTACTGCCACTCCGATCCCTCGGACGCTTCATATGTCCATGCTTGGGGTCCGTGATTTGTCCGTCATCGAAACACCTCCGGAGAACCGTTTCCCGGTACAAACCTATGTCATGGAGTATAACGGCGGATTAGCCAGGGAAGCGATTGAACGTGAATTGGCGCGAAATGGGCAAGTGTACTTCTTATATAATCGAGTAGAGGATATTGAGCGGAAGGCTGATGAGATATCTGCATTGGTCCCTGATGCAAGGGTCACCTATGCTCATGGCCAAATGACCGAGAACGAATTGGAATCTGTCATTTTAGCATTCCTGGACGGTGAGTATGATGTATTGGTCACGACGACGATCATTGAGACAGGAGTCGATATCCCGAATGTAAATACGCTTCTCGTCTATGATGCCGATCGAATGGGCCTTTCCCAGCTATACCAATTGCGTGGAAGGGTTGGACGCTCGAACCGTGTTGCTTATGCGTATTTTACGTATCGTAAAGATAAAGTGCTGAGCGAAGTAGCTGAAAAGAGGCTTCAGGCGATAAAAGAATTCACGGAGCTCGGGTCCGGCTTCAAAATCGCAATGAGAGATTTGACGATCCGGGGAGCAGGGAATCTCTTGGGGGCTGCACAGCACGGATTCATCGATTCAGTCGGATTTGATTTGTATTCTCAAATGCTGAAAGAAGCGATTGAGGAGCGGAAGGGCGATATCGATAAAAAATCCGTCGCTCCATCGTTTGAAATCGAATTGGATATCGACGCATATTTACCGGATTCTTACATTCCGGACGGCAATCAAAAAATTGAAATGTACAAACGATTCCGGGCATTGTCGACCTTTGAGGAAATCGAGGAATTAAAAGAAGAAATGGTTGACCGCTTCGGCGATTATCCTAAGCAGGTCGAATATTTATTTTCCATTGCCGAAATAAAAGTATACGCAGCCCGGATCAAGCTTGAATCCATCAAGCAGTCGAAACAGACGATCAATATGATTATGTCTGAACAAGGAACCGCTGAAATAGATGGTTCCAAAGTTTTCGAGATATGCAATCAATTCGGAAGAATGGTCGGCCTCGGAATGGATGGAAATAAATTGAAAGTGTCGCTTCAAGTGAAAGGCATCGGTGTCGAAAAATGGTTCAAGACGGTGTTTGAGCTGACGAAGAACCTGGAACAGGCGAAGCGTACGGCAACGTCCGTAAACTAA
- the pth gene encoding aminoacyl-tRNA hydrolase: protein MKLIVGLGNPGPRFDKTRHNIGFEVIDELASRFGASFQSKFNGMFSIIHRNGEKFILLKPLTYMNLSGESIGAIMDYYDISLEELVVIYDDLDLPVGKIRLRQKGSAGGHNGIKSTIAHMGTQNFNRIRIGINRPPAGMAVPDYVLGRFSKEDWAEMEHVVKTCADACESWLEKPFLEVMNQFN from the coding sequence ATGAAATTAATCGTTGGTTTGGGGAATCCCGGTCCGCGGTTTGATAAAACAAGGCATAACATCGGGTTTGAAGTGATTGATGAGCTTGCCAGCAGATTCGGTGCTTCTTTTCAGTCCAAATTTAACGGGATGTTTTCCATCATCCATAGAAATGGTGAAAAGTTCATTTTGTTGAAGCCACTTACGTATATGAACTTATCCGGTGAAAGCATCGGTGCGATCATGGATTACTACGATATCTCTTTAGAGGAATTGGTCGTGATCTATGATGACCTCGATTTGCCGGTTGGAAAAATCCGTTTAAGGCAAAAGGGAAGCGCAGGTGGACATAATGGCATCAAATCGACGATCGCCCATATGGGGACGCAAAACTTCAATCGGATCCGCATCGGCATCAACCGGCCGCCGGCAGGGATGGCTGTTCCGGACTACGTTCTGGGCAGGTTTTCCAAAGAGGATTGGGCGGAAATGGAGCACGTTGTGAAAACATGTGCAGATGCTTGTGAATCATGGCTTGAAAAACCATTCTTAGAAGTGATGAATCAATTTAATTAG
- a CDS encoding small, acid-soluble spore protein, alpha/beta type produces the protein MARRNGIMSYDLKVELAKELGFYDTVEKEGWGGITSRDAGNMVKRAVELAQQQLSNHPNS, from the coding sequence ATGGCAAGAAGAAACGGGATTATGTCTTATGATTTGAAAGTGGAATTGGCAAAAGAACTGGGCTTTTACGATACCGTCGAAAAAGAAGGATGGGGCGGCATAACATCCAGGGACGCCGGCAACATGGTCAAGAGGGCCGTGGAGCTTGCACAGCAACAGTTGTCCAATCATCCCAACTCGTAA
- a CDS encoding RidA family protein: protein MKIISTHEAPAAIGPYSQGIVVNNLFYSSGQIPLTAEGVMTEGDVQAQTHQVFANLKAVLAEAGASLETVVKATVFIKNMDDFAAINEVYGEYFHTHKPARSCVEVARLPKDALVEIEVVALVK, encoded by the coding sequence ATGAAAATCATTTCTACTCATGAAGCACCAGCAGCCATCGGCCCTTATTCTCAAGGGATCGTCGTCAATAACCTTTTTTACAGTTCAGGACAGATTCCGTTAACCGCGGAAGGTGTGATGACTGAAGGTGACGTCCAGGCACAGACACATCAAGTGTTTGCCAACCTCAAAGCTGTGCTTGCAGAAGCTGGAGCGTCACTTGAAACAGTCGTGAAAGCAACTGTCTTTATCAAAAATATGGACGATTTTGCAGCAATCAATGAAGTGTACGGTGAATATTTTCATACTCACAAACCTGCCAGATCATGTGTCGAAGTAGCGAGACTGCCTAAAGATGCATTAGTAGAGATCGAAGTGGTCGCCTTGGTAAAATAA
- a CDS encoding ribose-phosphate diphosphokinase gives MSNQYRDPNLKIFSLNSNKALAEEIANVVGVDLGKCSVTRFSDGEIQINIEESIRGCDVYVIQSTSLPVNEHLMELLIMVDALKRASAKTINIVIPYYGYARQDRKARAREPITAKLVANLLETAGATRVITLDLHAPQIQGFFDIPIDHLMGVPILADYFENKNFQDDVVIVSPDHGGVTRARKMAERLKAPIAIIDKRRPKPNVAEVMNIVGNIEGKVAILIDDIIDTAGTITLAANALVENGAKEVYACCTHPVLSGPAIDRINNSSIKELVVTNSISLADEKKTGKIVERSVAPLIGEAIIRVHEHQSVSTLFD, from the coding sequence ATGTCTAACCAATATCGTGATCCAAATCTGAAAATATTCTCGCTTAACTCCAACAAGGCACTTGCAGAAGAAATTGCCAATGTTGTAGGCGTGGACTTGGGGAAATGCTCCGTTACACGTTTCAGTGATGGCGAAATACAGATTAACATTGAAGAAAGTATTCGCGGCTGCGACGTGTACGTCATTCAATCCACTAGCCTTCCGGTAAATGAACATCTAATGGAATTGCTTATTATGGTTGATGCATTGAAACGTGCTTCAGCCAAAACCATTAATATCGTCATCCCGTATTATGGGTATGCACGCCAGGACCGAAAAGCGAGAGCTCGTGAGCCGATTACGGCAAAGTTGGTTGCCAATCTATTGGAAACAGCTGGAGCTACGCGCGTCATTACATTGGATTTACATGCACCGCAAATCCAAGGCTTTTTCGATATCCCGATCGATCATTTGATGGGTGTGCCAATTCTTGCGGACTACTTTGAAAACAAGAATTTCCAAGATGATGTTGTAATTGTTTCCCCGGATCACGGCGGTGTTACTCGTGCACGTAAAATGGCAGAACGTTTAAAAGCACCGATTGCGATTATTGATAAGCGTCGTCCAAAGCCGAATGTTGCTGAGGTAATGAATATTGTCGGGAATATTGAAGGCAAGGTAGCGATATTGATTGATGACATCATAGATACAGCAGGTACTATCACACTGGCGGCAAATGCCCTTGTCGAAAATGGAGCGAAGGAAGTGTATGCTTGCTGTACACACCCAGTTCTTTCTGGACCTGCAATAGACCGTATCAATAATTCCTCCATTAAAGAATTGGTCGTCACGAATTCCATTTCTTTGGCAGATGAAAAGAAAACAGGAAAAATCGTCGAGCGTTCAGTGGCACCATTGATCGGTGAAGCGATCATCCGTGTTCATGAGCACCAATCTGTGAGTACACTTTTCGATTGA